A stretch of the uncultured Bacteroides sp. genome encodes the following:
- a CDS encoding DUF6242 domain-containing protein yields MKIPFLSIIVSLFIVSLVFTSCLSSDNAVTYEIDPTIKSFSFDSIKVDATHTAIGKKYPFSIDQIGDGSTALIYNADSLPVNTKVSKVKINLNTAGGVTYFKNGKDTIYTSTDSINFTNPVNFTVYASNSDGTVTKKLYKISINVHKQDPDSLNWGKQAFFTGTGLTGKQKSLIFNNQVFVFNDDGSTQIKVTSSAVTDGKSWTALQTISGLSEKADYSSVTLFNNNLYIVAGGNVYVSANGTTWIKNSGLSDNVKSLLTSFSGHLAGIKTVGADSKFCVTTDGQTWVTGETVPSDFPTTNFSATSYALKTNASIYRAILMGDNPSLAAGDTVAVPWSTFDGKEWADLSATTGYCPKTSNISITYYNNKFYAFGGNGENGFKAFYVSEDARIWNKVGEKVCFPTSFTGRGDYSYIIDSSNFIWLIWSKTAQKNDEIWKGKINSLGFTAQ; encoded by the coding sequence ATGAAAATACCGTTTTTATCTATAATAGTAAGTCTCTTTATAGTATCACTAGTTTTTACCTCTTGCCTGAGCTCTGACAATGCAGTAACATATGAGATAGATCCTACAATTAAGAGTTTCTCTTTTGACTCAATTAAGGTCGATGCTACTCACACTGCAATTGGAAAGAAATATCCTTTCTCAATAGATCAGATAGGAGACGGAAGTACTGCTTTAATTTATAATGCAGATTCCTTGCCAGTAAATACAAAAGTGTCAAAAGTGAAGATCAACCTAAATACCGCAGGGGGTGTTACTTATTTTAAAAATGGGAAAGACACTATTTATACTTCTACAGACTCTATAAACTTCACTAATCCTGTTAACTTTACTGTCTATGCAAGTAACTCTGACGGAACTGTTACAAAGAAACTTTATAAGATTTCCATAAATGTACATAAGCAGGATCCCGATTCTCTGAACTGGGGCAAACAGGCTTTCTTTACTGGAACCGGCCTTACAGGTAAACAAAAGAGTTTAATCTTTAACAATCAGGTTTTCGTCTTTAATGATGATGGCAGTACACAGATTAAAGTAACTTCTTCCGCTGTGACCGACGGGAAAAGCTGGACAGCTTTACAAACTATCAGTGGATTAAGTGAGAAAGCAGATTATTCATCAGTAACCTTATTCAATAATAACCTTTATATTGTAGCCGGAGGAAATGTATATGTTTCTGCAAATGGAACTACATGGATTAAGAATAGCGGATTAAGTGACAACGTAAAAAGCCTGCTCACTTCTTTTAGCGGACACTTAGCCGGAATCAAAACTGTAGGTGCAGATAGTAAATTCTGTGTTACTACTGACGGACAGACCTGGGTAACCGGAGAAACAGTTCCATCTGATTTCCCAACCACAAATTTCTCAGCTACTTCATACGCACTAAAAACGAATGCAAGCATTTACAGAGCTATCCTAATGGGAGACAATCCTTCATTAGCAGCAGGTGACACCGTTGCTGTTCCATGGTCTACATTTGATGGAAAAGAATGGGCCGATTTAAGTGCAACTACAGGCTATTGCCCAAAAACAAGTAATATATCTATAACATACTATAACAACAAGTTCTATGCTTTCGGAGGCAACGGAGAAAATGGATTTAAAGCATTTTATGTTTCTGAGGATGCCCGAATATGGAATAAAGTGGGAGAGAAAGTTTGCTTCCCTACATCCTTTACAGGAAGAGGAGATTACTCTTATATTATAGATAGTAGTAATTTTATCTGGTTAATCTGGAGTAAAACAGCACAAAAGAATGATGAAATCTGGAAAGGAAAGATTAATTCTTTAGGTTTTACTGCTCAATAA
- the bamA gene encoding outer membrane protein assembly factor BamA produces the protein MHYRISRILLLTSLSIFTLSGYAQEKSDSVKSAKPVILYSATPKKYEIGGITVSGVKEQEDYLLIGLSGLSVGQTVSVPGDEITQAVKRYMKHGLFSDVHIFATKIEGDKVFLDIALKQRPRISEIHYNGIKKSDREDLEAKLGLVKGNQITPNLVDRAKTLIKRHFDEKGFKNAEVVIVQRDDVSGENKVIVDINIDKKDKIKVHKITFVGNTAIKESKLKRVMKKTNEKGKLVNLFRTKKFVNEKYEEDKQLIIDKYNELGYRDARIVTDSVTPYDEKTVNVYMKIEEGDKYYLRNINWVGNTLYPTDQLNFMLRMKKGDVYNQKLLGERTSSDPDAIGNLYYNNGYLFYSLDPVEVNVDKDSIDLEMRIFEGRQANINRIKINGNDRLYENVVRRELRTKPGQLFSKEDIERSVRELAQMGHFNPENIKPDIQPDQTNGTVDIAYNLESKANDQVEFSAGWGQTGVIGKLSLKFTNFSIANLFHPGENYRGILPQGDGQTLTISGQTNGTYYQSYNVSFFDPWFGGKRPNSFSVSAFYSKQTDINSSYYNSAYSNSYYSSLYSGYGGYGNYNYGSGNVSSAYDPSKSIQMYGVSVGWGKRLRWPDDYFTLSSELSFQRYQLKDWQYFPVTNGNCNNISLSLTLARSSSDNPIYPRRGSEFSLSVQATPPYSLFDGVDYSAYNTSNQKDMNKMHRWVEYHKWKFKSKTFTSLTDGAKCPVLMTRADFGFLGHYDVNKKSPFETFDMGGDGMTGYSTYATESVALRGYENNSLTPTGLAGYAYTRLGLELRYPLMLESSTSIYALSFVEAGNAWHDIKNFNPFDLKRSAGVGVRIFLPMIGMMGIDWAYGFDKVFGSKQYGGSQFHFILGQEF, from the coding sequence ATGCATTATCGTATTTCCCGAATACTACTATTAACCAGCCTGAGTATCTTCACGCTATCAGGCTATGCGCAAGAGAAAAGCGATTCAGTGAAATCTGCCAAGCCAGTAATCCTGTATTCTGCTACCCCAAAAAAATATGAAATTGGAGGAATAACCGTTTCAGGAGTTAAAGAACAAGAGGATTACTTACTCATCGGTTTATCTGGACTGTCGGTAGGACAAACTGTGTCTGTTCCTGGTGATGAAATAACACAAGCGGTTAAGCGATACATGAAACACGGATTGTTTTCTGATGTTCACATCTTCGCAACAAAAATTGAAGGTGATAAAGTATTTCTCGATATTGCTTTAAAACAACGTCCTCGAATATCTGAAATCCATTATAATGGAATCAAAAAATCTGATAGAGAGGATCTGGAAGCCAAACTGGGATTAGTAAAAGGAAATCAAATTACTCCAAACCTGGTTGACCGGGCAAAAACTCTGATCAAAAGACATTTTGATGAAAAAGGTTTCAAGAATGCAGAGGTTGTTATTGTTCAACGAGACGATGTATCTGGTGAAAACAAAGTAATTGTTGACATCAATATTGATAAAAAAGATAAAATAAAAGTTCACAAAATTACTTTTGTTGGAAATACCGCGATCAAAGAATCAAAGTTGAAACGCGTTATGAAAAAAACAAATGAGAAAGGAAAACTTGTCAATCTCTTCCGTACAAAGAAGTTTGTGAATGAAAAATATGAAGAAGACAAACAACTCATTATCGACAAATACAATGAGTTGGGATATCGTGACGCACGAATCGTTACTGATAGCGTAACCCCTTATGACGAAAAGACTGTAAATGTTTATATGAAAATTGAAGAAGGAGATAAATATTACCTAAGAAATATCAACTGGGTTGGTAACACTCTATATCCTACTGACCAGCTTAATTTTATGCTCCGCATGAAAAAGGGAGATGTTTACAACCAAAAGTTATTAGGAGAACGTACATCTTCTGACCCTGACGCTATTGGAAATTTATATTATAATAATGGATATCTGTTCTATTCACTGGATCCGGTAGAAGTAAATGTAGACAAAGACTCCATTGACCTGGAAATGAGAATATTTGAAGGCCGTCAGGCAAACATCAATAGGATAAAAATTAACGGTAATGACCGCTTGTATGAAAACGTTGTTCGCCGTGAACTTCGTACTAAGCCAGGACAGCTGTTCAGCAAAGAAGATATTGAAAGATCTGTGCGTGAACTTGCACAGATGGGACACTTCAACCCTGAAAATATCAAACCAGATATCCAGCCCGACCAAACTAACGGAACAGTAGATATTGCTTATAATCTGGAATCTAAAGCCAATGACCAGGTTGAATTCTCTGCTGGTTGGGGACAAACAGGAGTGATTGGTAAACTAAGTTTAAAATTCACCAACTTCTCTATAGCTAATCTTTTCCATCCTGGAGAAAATTACAGAGGAATCCTTCCACAAGGTGACGGACAGACTTTGACAATTAGTGGACAGACAAACGGTACTTATTACCAATCATACAACGTATCTTTCTTTGATCCTTGGTTTGGTGGGAAGCGTCCGAATTCATTCTCTGTATCGGCATTCTATTCAAAACAGACAGATATTAACAGTAGCTATTACAATTCTGCGTATAGTAACAGCTATTATAGCAGCCTCTATAGTGGTTACGGCGGATACGGAAACTATAATTATGGAAGTGGAAATGTTTCAAGTGCTTATGACCCAAGCAAATCTATCCAAATGTACGGAGTTTCTGTTGGTTGGGGAAAACGTTTGAGATGGCCTGATGACTACTTCACACTTTCTTCTGAACTATCTTTCCAAAGATATCAGCTTAAAGATTGGCAGTACTTCCCTGTAACAAATGGTAACTGTAACAATATTAGTTTAAGCCTGACACTTGCCAGAAGTTCTTCTGATAATCCAATTTATCCACGTCGCGGTTCTGAATTCTCTTTATCTGTACAGGCAACTCCTCCTTATTCTTTATTTGATGGAGTAGATTATAGTGCATACAATACCAGTAACCAGAAAGATATGAACAAAATGCACAGATGGGTTGAATATCACAAATGGAAATTTAAATCAAAGACATTTACCTCACTTACAGACGGAGCTAAATGTCCGGTATTGATGACCAGAGCTGATTTTGGTTTCTTGGGACATTATGATGTAAATAAGAAATCTCCCTTCGAAACATTTGATATGGGTGGTGATGGTATGACCGGTTATTCAACTTATGCAACTGAAAGTGTAGCTTTACGTGGTTACGAAAACAATTCATTAACTCCAACAGGCTTGGCCGGTTATGCTTATACCCGTCTTGGACTTGAATTAAGATATCCACTGATGCTTGAATCTTCAACCAGTATCTATGCTTTAAGCTTTGTTGAAGCAGGTAATGCCTGGCACGATATTAAGAACTTCAATCCATTTGATCTAAAACGTTCTGCAGGTGTTGGTGTACGTATTTTCTTACCAATGATTGGTATGATGGGAATTGACTGGGCTTATGGATTCGATAAAGTATTTGGTTCAAAACAATATGGTGGCAGTCAGTTCCATTTTATCTTAGGACAGGAATTCTAA
- the ribD gene encoding bifunctional diaminohydroxyphosphoribosylaminopyrimidine deaminase/5-amino-6-(5-phosphoribosylamino)uracil reductase RibD: MENNGKTTQEERYMARCIQLAKQGKCSTSPNPMVGAVIVCNGKIIGEGYHRMCGYAHAEVNAINSVEDESKLKQSTIYVSLEPCSHHGKTPPCADLIIRKGIPEVVIGCMDPFAKVAGRGIKKLQDAGIKVTVGILEQECRDLNKQFITFHSQKRPYIILKWAESADGFIDITRTGGHPAILSSPLTNMLVHKKRAETDAIIVGTRTALLDNPVLNVRNWYGNNPLRIVIDRTLKIPESFHLLNNEIQTWVITEKEHKNNSQTHYKIMEFTENLLPQILTELHKNNIQSVMVEGGSKLLQSFINKNLWDEAFIEKTAINLNSGVKAPSINGKDYLIYARFNTPIWHYFNDKNTSR; encoded by the coding sequence ATGGAAAATAACGGAAAAACAACACAAGAAGAAAGATATATGGCCCGCTGCATCCAATTGGCCAAACAAGGAAAATGCAGCACTTCTCCCAACCCAATGGTTGGAGCGGTTATTGTGTGCAACGGTAAAATTATAGGCGAAGGTTATCATCGGATGTGCGGTTATGCTCACGCTGAAGTAAATGCAATAAATTCTGTTGAGGATGAATCAAAATTAAAGCAATCAACCATCTATGTAAGTCTGGAGCCATGTTCTCATCATGGGAAAACGCCCCCTTGCGCTGATCTGATTATAAGAAAAGGAATTCCCGAGGTAGTAATAGGATGTATGGATCCCTTTGCAAAAGTTGCAGGTCGTGGCATAAAGAAGTTACAGGATGCAGGTATTAAGGTAACAGTTGGAATACTTGAACAGGAATGCAGAGACCTAAACAAACAATTTATCACTTTTCATTCACAAAAGCGTCCTTACATTATCTTAAAATGGGCTGAATCCGCTGATGGATTTATTGATATAACAAGAACAGGCGGACATCCGGCTATACTCTCCAGTCCGCTTACCAATATGCTTGTACACAAAAAACGAGCAGAAACAGATGCTATAATTGTTGGTACCCGAACTGCACTCTTAGATAACCCTGTGCTTAACGTAAGAAATTGGTATGGCAATAATCCTCTTCGGATTGTAATAGACAGAACGTTGAAAATACCCGAAAGCTTTCACTTGCTTAATAACGAAATCCAAACATGGGTTATCACAGAAAAAGAACATAAAAATAACAGTCAGACTCATTATAAAATAATGGAATTCACAGAAAACCTCCTGCCCCAAATACTGACTGAACTTCACAAAAACAACATACAGTCTGTAATGGTAGAAGGTGGAAGTAAACTGTTGCAATCATTTATCAATAAGAATTTATGGGACGAAGCATTTATTGAAAAAACGGCTATTAATTTGAATAGTGGAGTTAAGGCTCCATCTATCAATGGAAAAGATTACTTAATTTACGCCCGTTTCAACACTCCCATTTGGCACTATTTTAACGATAAAAATACATCCAGGTGA
- a CDS encoding T9SS type A sorting domain-containing protein: MPKLTPPKQRGKSLAVFIFLLLFNYTNCYSDIIAPQLNGSKYQSEGWTLNCLTKSSSCWIMNNANSFVETTQYYNFSVFTNITIECQIGTYIDYEKSTTRLEISDDGINWTLLKEFPHTITNASPGKTFTYSTLSLQNKHAKIRLIAANSNNTAGARLFSILITGTPKFIPTPIGNEGTDITTKSFTASWNSCSNAYEYEINVYNKFPGKVEKKILNEDFSEQTEYDVCIDTKLPTYLPKWNGKYISVLISPENNRTLKVGNTSTGDAYIETPPLDLSGNNGQFELNFDIGTGGTPCSVNAYINDNIVATIPVKASSLNANQHIVYKFSNGTDNCKIKFKGITRGNYSFVMDSIAITQLLNGIETPISGFPKSVGNNTSYTVEGLAPNTTYYYKVKATNGNITTNNSNEVCVKTHTGDQIIVDSKEERVFNNEVINGDLQIKDGAKISGKVSVTGEILYVCKFTPGKWHSFSLPFIPKNVGGYINGKAYSLRANYDYMLKNYQNEDFTDATLDGKGYIIKILANIDNGELFFFSNKGITLNENIPKCTINNGYSHLGNPYTYSINPRDLVNADRYYSLKNNKFVESTDDLLPFQSFIVYNETQLYKSASAIYTEPELESVGISAMETENIKIWQNEGSLWITGTNGPISVYSAQGQLVYTGNIEGKAQIALSPGLYLVKTKNQTTKIIIK, translated from the coding sequence ATGCCCAAGTTAACCCCACCCAAACAGCGAGGCAAAAGCCTGGCTGTTTTTATTTTCTTACTACTTTTTAACTACACAAACTGCTACAGTGACATAATTGCTCCCCAATTAAATGGAAGCAAATATCAATCGGAAGGATGGACACTGAATTGCTTAACGAAAAGTTCCAGTTGCTGGATAATGAATAACGCAAACTCATTTGTAGAGACTACGCAGTATTACAATTTTTCAGTATTTACAAATATAACTATTGAATGCCAAATTGGAACATACATTGATTATGAGAAAAGCACTACTAGATTAGAGATTTCTGATGACGGAATAAACTGGACGTTACTTAAAGAGTTCCCACATACAATAACTAATGCATCCCCAGGAAAAACATTCACCTACTCAACATTATCATTGCAGAATAAACATGCAAAAATAAGGCTCATTGCAGCAAACTCTAACAACACAGCAGGTGCAAGGCTCTTTAGTATTTTAATAACCGGTACTCCAAAGTTTATTCCTACCCCAATAGGGAATGAAGGAACTGACATTACGACGAAATCATTCACTGCTAGCTGGAATAGCTGTAGCAATGCCTATGAATACGAAATTAACGTATATAATAAATTCCCTGGAAAGGTCGAGAAGAAAATATTAAATGAGGATTTTAGTGAACAAACTGAATATGATGTTTGCATCGATACTAAATTGCCGACTTATTTACCTAAATGGAATGGAAAGTATATATCCGTCTTAATATCTCCAGAAAATAATAGAACTCTTAAGGTTGGAAATACAAGTACTGGAGATGCTTATATAGAAACACCTCCGCTTGATTTATCAGGCAATAATGGGCAGTTTGAACTAAATTTTGATATTGGCACAGGTGGTACTCCATGTTCTGTTAATGCATACATTAATGATAATATAGTAGCGACCATTCCCGTTAAGGCATCGAGTTTAAATGCAAATCAGCATATAGTATATAAGTTTAGCAATGGCACCGATAATTGCAAAATTAAGTTCAAAGGAATAACTAGAGGCAATTATTCCTTTGTAATGGACAGTATTGCAATCACTCAACTTCTCAACGGAATAGAAACACCAATCAGTGGATTCCCCAAAAGCGTTGGAAACAACACATCATACACAGTTGAAGGTCTAGCTCCAAACACAACATATTACTACAAGGTAAAAGCAACAAATGGGAATATAACAACTAATAACTCGAATGAAGTTTGCGTTAAAACGCATACAGGAGACCAAATTATTGTTGATTCAAAGGAAGAAAGAGTCTTTAATAATGAAGTAATCAATGGAGATTTACAGATTAAAGATGGAGCAAAAATAAGCGGAAAGGTTTCAGTCACGGGGGAAATATTATATGTGTGTAAGTTTACTCCGGGCAAATGGCATAGTTTCTCACTCCCATTTATTCCCAAAAACGTAGGAGGATACATTAATGGTAAAGCATATTCCTTAAGAGCCAACTATGATTATATGCTAAAAAATTATCAGAACGAGGATTTTACAGATGCGACTCTGGATGGCAAAGGTTACATCATTAAAATTCTAGCAAACATTGATAATGGAGAATTATTCTTCTTTTCTAATAAGGGAATAACGCTTAATGAAAACATCCCAAAATGCACGATTAATAATGGTTATTCACATTTAGGTAATCCTTATACATACAGTATAAATCCAAGAGATTTGGTTAATGCCGACAGGTATTATAGCCTCAAGAATAATAAGTTTGTTGAGAGCACAGACGACCTTCTCCCTTTTCAATCATTTATCGTTTATAATGAGACACAACTTTATAAATCAGCAAGTGCTATTTATACAGAACCAGAGTTGGAGAGTGTTGGCATATCAGCTATGGAAACCGAAAATATAAAGATCTGGCAAAATGAGGGGTCATTATGGATAACAGGAACAAATGGTCCTATAAGCGTTTATTCAGCACAAGGTCAGCTTGTCTACACCGGCAACATTGAAGGGAAAGCGCAAATAGCACTCTCTCCCGGTCTCTATCTAGTTAAAACAAAAAATCAGACTACTAAAATCATTATCAAATAA
- the murI gene encoding glutamate racemase: MNKKLSKSPGAIGVFDSGYGGLTILNQIKQEMPEYDYIYLGDNARTPYGTRSFEIVYEFTLQAVNKLFEMGCHLVILACNTASAKALRSIQINDLPGIDPNRRVLGVIRPTVESIGNITHSRHVGVLATSGTIISESYPLEIHKLHPDIIVSGEPCPMWVPLVENNEYNSPGADYFVKQHIDNLLKKDSEIDTIILGCTHYPLLLPKIEKYLPAGITVISQGEYVAASLKSYLKRHPEMDKLCTKNSICKFLTTESEIKFSESASTFLNTEISVERFVIE, from the coding sequence ATGAATAAGAAACTGTCAAAATCACCAGGTGCTATTGGAGTCTTTGATTCTGGATATGGAGGCTTAACTATCCTAAATCAAATAAAGCAGGAAATGCCTGAGTACGATTACATTTACTTAGGTGATAATGCTAGAACACCTTACGGCACACGTTCTTTTGAAATTGTCTATGAGTTTACACTGCAAGCTGTGAACAAACTTTTTGAGATGGGATGCCATCTCGTTATTCTTGCTTGCAATACTGCGTCTGCAAAAGCTTTAAGAAGCATCCAAATCAATGACCTGCCAGGTATTGATCCTAACCGTAGAGTTTTGGGAGTTATTCGTCCTACTGTTGAAAGCATCGGAAATATCACCCATTCCAGACACGTAGGTGTTCTGGCTACTTCTGGAACTATAATTTCGGAGTCGTATCCATTAGAAATTCATAAACTTCATCCAGACATTATAGTAAGTGGAGAGCCCTGTCCCATGTGGGTCCCTTTAGTGGAAAACAATGAATACAACTCTCCTGGAGCCGACTATTTTGTGAAGCAGCATATAGATAATCTGCTTAAGAAAGATTCAGAGATTGATACGATAATTCTTGGGTGCACTCATTATCCGTTACTTCTACCGAAGATTGAAAAATATTTGCCGGCAGGAATTACTGTTATTTCACAAGGAGAATATGTAGCAGCCAGTTTAAAGAGTTATTTAAAAAGACATCCTGAAATGGATAAGCTATGCACTAAAAATAGCATTTGTAAATTCTTAACTACTGAATCAGAAATAAAATTTTCAGAATCAGCTTCAACTTTTCTTAATACAGAAATATCAGTAGAAAGATTTGTTATTGAGTGA
- a CDS encoding OmpH family outer membrane protein: protein MKKSILISMLLLAFSMAANAQRFALIDMEYILKNIPAYERANEQLNQISKRWQSEVETLSNDAEKLYKNYQSEAVFLSAEQKTKKENEVVEKEKAAGELKRKYFGPEGELFKKRESLIKPIQDEIYNAVKNIAETKGYSAIIDRASASSIIFASPQIDISNDVLLKLGYSN from the coding sequence ATGAAAAAGTCTATTCTTATTTCAATGCTGTTACTCGCATTCTCTATGGCTGCGAATGCACAAAGATTTGCTTTGATTGACATGGAATATATTTTAAAGAATATACCGGCCTACGAAAGAGCAAATGAACAATTAAACCAGATTTCTAAAAGATGGCAAAGCGAAGTTGAGACTTTATCTAATGACGCTGAGAAGCTGTATAAAAATTACCAATCTGAAGCAGTGTTCTTATCTGCCGAACAAAAAACTAAGAAAGAGAATGAAGTTGTAGAGAAAGAAAAAGCTGCGGGAGAATTGAAACGCAAGTATTTTGGTCCGGAAGGTGAGCTGTTTAAAAAGCGTGAGAGTTTAATTAAGCCAATTCAGGATGAGATTTATAATGCTGTAAAAAATATAGCAGAAACTAAAGGTTACTCGGCAATCATAGATAGAGCATCTGCATCTAGCATTATATTTGCGTCACCACAAATAGACATCAGCAATGATGTCCTTTTAAAATTAGGATATTCAAATTAA
- a CDS encoding DUF6089 family protein, which translates to MTFINKTLIIFVLLTLSSPLFIHAQENEYRMEAGGMLGGSFYMGDANASTPFKNLQFAGGAMARYIINPHMALKANLTMGKISGNTEYFDNKYPENKQVSFSRNIFDLGSQFEYNFWGYGIGQEYKGYRKFTPYILGGIGLTFAPAPAKGIFTVNFPVGIGIKYKIAQRLNIGCEMTMRFSLSDNLDVTNKNGLILSDPYGIKGIGIKNKDSYSFTTVFITYDLFPKCRTCNNL; encoded by the coding sequence ATGACATTTATTAATAAAACGCTTATTATATTTGTATTGTTAACTCTCTCATCACCTCTGTTTATTCATGCACAAGAAAATGAATACAGGATGGAGGCGGGAGGAATGCTTGGAGGAAGTTTTTATATGGGAGATGCGAATGCATCAACCCCTTTTAAAAACCTACAATTTGCCGGAGGAGCTATGGCGAGATATATAATTAATCCGCACATGGCATTAAAGGCAAACTTAACGATGGGAAAGATATCCGGTAATACGGAATATTTCGACAATAAGTATCCAGAGAATAAGCAAGTGAGCTTTAGCCGGAACATTTTTGATCTGGGATCTCAGTTTGAATATAATTTCTGGGGATATGGAATAGGGCAAGAATATAAAGGCTACAGGAAATTCACTCCTTATATATTAGGAGGAATAGGATTAACCTTTGCACCAGCACCAGCCAAGGGCATTTTTACAGTAAATTTCCCGGTAGGTATTGGCATAAAATACAAAATAGCCCAACGGCTGAACATTGGTTGCGAAATGACCATGAGGTTCAGTTTATCTGATAACCTGGACGTAACCAACAAAAATGGGTTAATATTGAGTGACCCATACGGAATAAAAGGAATAGGAATTAAAAATAAAGACAGTTACTCATTTACAACAGTCTTCATAACCTATGATCTTTTTCCAAAATGTAGGACATGTAATAATTTATAA
- a CDS encoding isoprenyl transferase — protein MPYKEDIDIDRIPKHIAIIMDGNGRWAKQRGHERSFGHQAGAETVHIIAEEAAKLGVKYLTLYTFSTENWNRPANEIAAIMALLFDSIEEEIFMKNNISFRIIGNVDMLPEDVRNSLNHCIERTSSNNGMCLVLALSYSSRWEITETTKQIAKEVQQGKLSIDQITDECIASHLATNFMPDPDLLIRTGGELRLSNYLMWQCAYSELYFCDTFWPDFREEELRKAICEFQKRERRFGKTSEQI, from the coding sequence ATGCCATATAAAGAAGATATAGATATTGATCGGATACCCAAACATATCGCAATAATAATGGACGGTAATGGGAGATGGGCAAAACAACGTGGTCATGAACGAAGTTTTGGACATCAAGCCGGAGCAGAAACTGTGCACATTATTGCTGAAGAAGCAGCAAAGTTAGGGGTTAAATACCTTACTTTATATACTTTCTCAACAGAAAACTGGAACAGACCAGCAAATGAAATAGCCGCTATCATGGCACTTTTATTTGATTCTATTGAAGAAGAGATTTTTATGAAAAATAATATAAGCTTCCGCATCATTGGTAATGTAGATATGTTACCCGAAGATGTGAGAAACAGCTTAAATCATTGCATCGAGAGGACATCCTCCAATAACGGAATGTGTCTTGTATTAGCTCTTAGCTATTCGTCCCGATGGGAAATAACAGAAACAACTAAACAGATTGCTAAAGAGGTTCAGCAAGGGAAACTTTCCATTGATCAAATTACTGATGAATGTATTGCGTCTCATCTTGCTACAAACTTCATGCCTGATCCGGACCTTTTAATCCGAACAGGAGGAGAACTTCGTCTAAGTAACTATCTGATGTGGCAATGTGCTTACTCAGAACTTTATTTTTGCGATACGTTCTGGCCGGATTTCAGAGAAGAAGAACTTAGGAAAGCAATTTGCGAGTTTCAGAAAAGAGAACGCCGTTTTGGCAAAACTAGTGAACAAATATAA
- a CDS encoding OmpH family outer membrane protein: protein MLKKIALVLLFALPVGAFAQTYKFGHMKFSEIVTVMPEYIKAQTELQALQKQYTSEIKRTSDEFNKKYAEFVAAKDTLPQNISERRQKELQDMSQRGQEYEQEAQQQLQKAQEEKTAPIFKKLETAIAAVGQEQGYTYIFDVSNKTTIPFFNDKVSIDVTPAIKAKLGIK, encoded by the coding sequence ATGCTTAAAAAAATTGCTTTAGTATTATTGTTTGCTCTCCCAGTAGGAGCATTTGCACAAACATATAAGTTTGGCCACATGAAATTTTCTGAAATTGTAACTGTAATGCCTGAATACATCAAGGCACAAACCGAATTGCAAGCTTTACAGAAACAATACACCAGTGAAATTAAAAGAACATCTGATGAGTTTAACAAGAAATATGCTGAATTTGTAGCAGCAAAGGATACTCTTCCACAGAACATTTCAGAAAGAAGACAAAAGGAATTGCAAGATATGTCTCAAAGAGGTCAGGAATACGAACAGGAAGCTCAACAACAATTGCAAAAAGCTCAGGAAGAAAAAACGGCTCCAATCTTTAAAAAATTAGAAACTGCAATTGCTGCTGTAGGTCAGGAACAAGGATATACATACATCTTTGACGTAAGCAACAAAACAACTATTCCTTTCTTTAATGATAAAGTAAGCATTGACGTTACTCCAGCTATCAAAGCTAAATTAGGTATTAAATAA